cacctcttcagaagcaaaagtagagtctaccgaaatgaggactccacctcctcttcgctgagatcgatcccgtctaaaagtggtgtacttacttggaaaactTTCGGAGCCAAAGCTCGCCGCATTCAACccagtttctgtaaatgctattatatgggatacaaagaaagaactatcagaatatagcttggggagtttgctacgtagccccctagtattctgataggtaagagttagtgaggaaattagttttttgggttagaggccaaagaagaggtggagggttggtcagtggttccgatattgggaagtctcactcccactggtttattaactttttttttaacggaactaggctgatgttcttggacgaaaagattctctggccaaaaactgggagaacaaatcgtcttgaacatcagcgcgggcacacgaatcttgaaagaagacgtgcgccttgtataattgtatttaaatttttgtatgtcctccacctttatatcggctttagttttggctttgatataagccgagatatcaatctctgaagtatcaggggcaagccgagaaacaaatatatgtttcgatggaggaatcacctgtaagggttttggtgtcgcaggtacaagaactgcagcatcagtcggtgccggtggtccggactgtggaatacccttttgggtgaccctaatgggggtttcgttccctaggacctgtggcatcacttgaagggatgccatggcggacatatcggacaattgctcattatccctgagaaattctgacgaatttttctcagttaaggcccttggggtggccagagttatgagcggctgcattaatgtcggctgagctggctgaggcggatcagaaacagcggatttcttacgcttaggggactcatttagcagctgaaggccactaaattgagtgtcaagcgcacagagctggtcattgattttacgaaaaccagtgatcagctctttaaatccatttttggtctgtctcatgaacgacctcatttcgccttgcacagcacgacaattttcgcaacaataatgtatcccagacctacgggaaatggcatccgaaactgatgcagtgaaaccggcacacttggcgtgcacgacgttttcacataaccagcaatggatactaggctgggatgtggaaatcgtcttgttgcaagacttaatggcacagaccagtttaaattccattttgtttattattattattttttttttttaatttaataagacaaaaattaatatttaaaaagttaaaaaacacaataccttgaaccactgtgccaaacaagaagccgaagcgggagctttgaaagagtgcacaagagaaatgcagaaaatatagataagccggggaagaagcagagctgagctatgcttggaatagaatttagacaaattattaattcgattccaaatataccaaagcactcgcgaagcgatacggtttaggctttgagattgttatgattcacaagattaattcacaaagtatgtaaacaccggtttaccaatatttatcaaaaacgcagtgcgcacaaaaaaacacgaccgttcgcttgaaagaaagagagggaagtgattGCTGTCCAATGTCCTGACAAGGGTTCCTCCAACTGTTGGGCTATTTTTGCGACGAGCTATTGTGAAGCCGAGACGACGACTCTCTCCGATTCCAGCACTGCCAGCCCCTCGTTCGGGGAGCCAACGAAAACTCAGCACTGTTGCAGGATAATGCCTTATAAACGGACGCACaatacataaataatttaCATTTCGCATGGTCACGCACAAATCATGTGTGGCCCGTTCCCCGATCAAGCGGGGGGGGAAATTGGAATTTTGCCGGGAGGTGGTGGCATTCGATTTTGGTCGGAGGCGTACCAGAGGATGCCGCATGATACGTTCAAAAGTGACAGTCCAACATGAAAACCCACTCAAAATGTTAATTGATACGTCTGCAAGGCGTCTGTGGGCCACGGGGCATGCGACTCCCAGCACCGCTTTCGGGTGCCAACGAGAAACTTTCAGACTTTTGGACTTTgatgtttataaataaaatagtatTTAAATTTACTATTCAAAAtagtaacaaaaaatatttttgttgttattattcaGCAAGAAACCATAACTATTTTCAacgtttattttatattttaaatttaataataataatacaataagtatcctgattttttttttaaatgagagCTATTGAAATAACATttagaaaacatttaaaaagtttcaattaccgtaaactttttaaattttactaAATATTGAAAgaataatacaatttttaagtTAGGCGCCATAAAATACCGCTGTGAACGACAGCTCTAAATAATGTTATcgagaatatttttttgtgcacGACCCACAGCAAAGACACAAACCTTGAAGAACTTCAAAACATAAtcgaaaatttataaataaaaactccAATAATTGAAACCTTAAACCGTTTACTAGTTACGAATTCGAATTCTTCACAGCAGATTCATAAGTttgtcaaaatattttcatttaaaatatcataaaatatcGAAAACAAATCCTCTTTCCGATATACACAAacaatatcgatatattgttattattgttattatttcaACAGTTTCGGCAATATTTTACTAAAATATATCCCATGGAGAAATTAAATGACGATTGTGTGTGCCACATCCTAGAGTTTCTGCCACTGACGGAGCAGATCAAGATGGCCCGCCTGGCGCCACGGTTCCAAGACCTCCTCCAGCTGATGGTTTGGCGGAAACCTCGCTACCGGAAGGTTTCCGTGTCCGATACCATGCTGGAGCCCCTCAGCAAAGAGGATTACATCTATTTCTTCGAACTGATCAGCTCGGCAATGGAGGAGCTGTACATATGGAATGTCCACAAAAAGGCCTTCGATTCGTACCTGGGTCGCCACCTTATGCGCCCCGAACTGAGCTTCTACCTCCGGCGAGACTTCTCCAACTTGAAGGAGCTGTGTATCGCGGATGACAGTATGAATAATAGCATGATCAACACAATATCAAAGAACTGCCCGCAGCTCCGTAGCCTAAGTGTCTCCAGTGCCTACATAACTGGAAAGTATGTGGTGAACTTGGTCCACCTTGAGACCCTAGTGGCCCGTGAGTGCTCCGTGGAGCTGGATCTCCTAGCGGACATTCTGGAGCGGCTCTCTCTTAAGCACTTGGACCTTACTGCAAACCGGCATCCAGTAGAAGAAACGCTGTTGAAGGCGAGGGGCAGCCAGCGACTGGAACGTCTCGGACTGTCCGATGCCCAAGACTATGGCTTTCCGCTCGCAGACCGCCTGCCTCAGTTGACCACACTGGTGGTCAGCTACACGAAAATAAGCCCCCAAGAACAAATGAACATGCTGGAGACGACACGACAAAGGGCGAACGGCTCAGGTGGCAGGTTTCCCAAACGAATTCAGTCCATTCTGTGCAATGTCGTTGATGTCGAGGTGGCTCTGGAACAGATCGCAGGCCTTGAGAAACGCCAGCCCCGAGATGCGCCAAAGTTCAATGAGCTGCTAAAGATTATGTATTTCCTAGAGAAGCCGCAGGACGGCGATAAGAAACTAGCTTGAGATTGGCCCACACACGTTGGCCTGTGAACATCGAA
This region of Drosophila bipectinata strain 14024-0381.07 chromosome 2L, DbipHiC1v2, whole genome shotgun sequence genomic DNA includes:
- the LOC108124581 gene encoding uncharacterized protein, yielding MEKLNDDCVCHILEFLPLTEQIKMARLAPRFQDLLQLMVWRKPRYRKVSVSDTMLEPLSKEDYIYFFELISSAMEELYIWNVHKKAFDSYLGRHLMRPELSFYLRRDFSNLKELCIADDSMNNSMINTISKNCPQLRSLSVSSAYITGKYVVNLVHLETLVARECSVELDLLADILERLSLKHLDLTANRHPVEETLLKARGSQRLERLGLSDAQDYGFPLADRLPQLTTLVVSYTKISPQEQMNMLETTRQRANGSGGRFPKRIQSILCNVVDVEVALEQIAGLEKRQPRDAPKFNELLKIMYFLEKPQDGDKKLA